One genomic segment of Methanomassiliicoccales archaeon includes these proteins:
- a CDS encoding MMPL family transporter, producing the protein MASIFGRMGRAVTRHHRKIIVIWVLIFLALIWFAPLASQAVVYEDNSGSGRESLESSLAEKWIEERFGQVTDQGSVVVVLAAPTVTNGNVRNAVIAMERSLEGMALISSDGSNVSVRVTSIFSLAEIYAEAYLTQIYDGYPSAYGLANDTRYTVFGIPLSFWSLYNDTVDIQTVEFGIPASYLVNWNMANATSPSASTGWKDGNAYNATVVSVDGILANSTTMDPNERQAASTFLGAFAAAWNATAHDTGMVSSPSKRSESAMDNGFAAWMHTDAFLRLPLQERSLSVSVKANFTLDNFGEMPLTDRFVEVQFEKELEQMISSWSQPQKELARGYFALFYTGWSSFHSAPDTEQFRSLVTSDVKVTARQLPADLGGMMVSLYNTLGWEGWQDSSSLTAFTTDLVAERAGSRPWVVREVISYGDDPGPRIASLAQTMVRNSTLDDFPILLAPALVREFVDVPANDTMLLSLTLTDENGISVSGMPYVAALRDLVSQGTNGTGITAYVTGTDAISSDIRTSMDQDLARIDPVTILLVIVLIGIFFRSFVSSSIPPMVIGMALGISFSAVYFIGTYVLAVNYNVLTLLITSMLGAGCDYCIFILSRYREERSRGEDKVKAIETSVTWAGEAIAISGATVIIGFGMLSVGRLDVLRSMGTLAIGIAVALLMSLTLLPAIIMQLGDSVFWPSKIGSIRVVRSSHGYFTRSARFSIRHARAIVIAALLISVPATYVVLTLNTSYDYISSMPDSQSKQGLGVLADGFGGGKVIPTYLGVGLSGKIFNSTGGYDIAGLDAVENLSGELASLPNVMSVIGPTRPYGETIDYRHVSGNASLEAILNDQYMRTMVGSDDRSVLLTVTFVDGPFSSASVDSIGSMRQIGERIDSASPEIDGIHVSGGTASTFDVSVMTQQDFGWIAVLVIAGIFLVLMFVLRSVISPLRSLVTILVSIAWTLSVTMLLFQYLMGASVIWIVPMVLLVVCLGLGLDYDILLTTRVREETIRGRSNNDAIVESVEKTGGIITACGFIMASAFGTMMLSQGMLLREFGFALMFAILLDSFIVRIFLVPAVMSLLGRWNWYAPARLKPLTNFRTEPTEGKETSDGPTDQALRK; encoded by the coding sequence TTGGCCAGTATTTTTGGCAGGATGGGCAGGGCGGTCACCCGTCACCATCGCAAGATCATCGTCATCTGGGTCCTCATCTTCCTGGCCTTGATATGGTTCGCGCCCCTGGCCAGCCAGGCGGTCGTGTATGAGGACAATTCCGGCAGCGGCCGGGAGTCCCTGGAATCGTCCCTGGCGGAGAAATGGATCGAGGAGCGCTTCGGCCAGGTGACCGACCAAGGCTCTGTGGTCGTTGTCCTGGCCGCTCCCACTGTCACCAACGGGAACGTGCGCAATGCCGTCATCGCCATGGAACGGTCGCTGGAAGGAATGGCGCTCATATCATCGGACGGTTCGAACGTCAGCGTTCGGGTGACCTCGATATTCTCCTTGGCAGAGATCTATGCGGAGGCCTATCTGACCCAGATATATGACGGCTATCCCTCGGCATACGGTCTGGCAAACGATACCAGGTACACGGTCTTCGGAATTCCGTTGTCCTTCTGGTCGCTCTACAACGACACCGTGGACATACAAACGGTCGAATTCGGCATACCTGCGTCATACCTCGTCAATTGGAATATGGCGAATGCAACGTCACCCTCAGCATCCACCGGCTGGAAGGATGGCAATGCCTACAATGCGACCGTGGTGTCCGTCGACGGCATTCTCGCCAATTCGACCACCATGGACCCGAACGAACGTCAAGCGGCGAGCACTTTCCTCGGCGCCTTTGCTGCGGCATGGAACGCCACCGCACACGACACTGGCATGGTCTCATCACCCTCGAAGAGAAGCGAGTCCGCAATGGACAACGGCTTTGCCGCATGGATGCACACGGATGCGTTCCTAAGGCTGCCCTTACAGGAACGTTCCTTGTCTGTCTCCGTCAAAGCCAATTTCACACTGGACAATTTTGGGGAGATGCCTCTCACCGACCGTTTTGTGGAGGTGCAGTTCGAGAAGGAACTGGAACAGATGATTTCTTCCTGGTCGCAGCCCCAGAAGGAGCTGGCGCGGGGGTACTTCGCGCTCTTCTACACCGGATGGAGCTCATTCCATTCCGCTCCGGACACCGAACAGTTCCGTTCGCTGGTGACCAGTGACGTGAAGGTCACCGCCAGGCAGCTTCCAGCCGATCTAGGCGGAATGATGGTCTCCCTATACAACACGCTGGGCTGGGAGGGGTGGCAGGACAGCTCATCCCTGACCGCTTTCACCACCGACCTGGTGGCGGAAAGGGCCGGCTCCCGGCCGTGGGTGGTCCGCGAGGTCATTTCCTATGGCGATGACCCGGGACCGCGGATCGCTTCGCTCGCTCAAACGATGGTGAGGAACAGCACCCTGGACGATTTTCCGATCCTTCTCGCCCCGGCGCTGGTCAGAGAGTTCGTGGACGTGCCGGCCAATGATACGATGCTGCTTTCGCTGACCTTGACGGACGAGAACGGCATTTCGGTCAGCGGAATGCCGTACGTCGCAGCCTTAAGGGATCTGGTCTCGCAGGGAACGAACGGGACCGGCATCACCGCCTATGTCACCGGCACCGATGCCATAAGCTCAGACATCCGTACTTCTATGGACCAGGACCTGGCCCGGATCGATCCGGTCACGATATTGCTGGTGATAGTGCTCATCGGCATCTTCTTCCGCTCGTTCGTTTCGTCATCGATACCGCCCATGGTCATCGGGATGGCACTGGGCATATCGTTCTCAGCCGTCTACTTCATCGGCACCTACGTTCTGGCGGTGAACTACAACGTCCTGACGTTGCTGATCACCTCGATGCTCGGGGCGGGTTGCGACTACTGCATCTTCATACTGTCCCGTTACCGGGAGGAAAGATCGAGGGGCGAGGACAAAGTAAAGGCGATCGAAACGTCGGTCACCTGGGCCGGGGAGGCCATAGCCATCAGCGGAGCCACCGTCATCATCGGTTTCGGCATGCTATCCGTGGGCCGTCTGGACGTCCTCAGGTCGATGGGTACTCTGGCCATCGGGATCGCGGTGGCCTTGCTGATGTCGCTCACTCTTCTGCCGGCCATCATCATGCAGCTGGGGGATTCAGTCTTCTGGCCCTCCAAGATCGGCAGCATAAGGGTCGTGAGATCGTCGCATGGGTACTTCACCAGGAGCGCCCGGTTCTCCATCCGGCATGCCAGGGCGATCGTCATCGCCGCTCTGCTGATATCGGTCCCGGCCACCTATGTGGTCTTGACATTGAACACCAGCTACGATTACATCAGCTCCATGCCCGATTCTCAATCGAAGCAGGGCCTGGGCGTTCTGGCCGACGGGTTCGGCGGGGGCAAGGTGATCCCCACCTATCTGGGGGTCGGGCTAAGCGGTAAGATATTCAATTCCACCGGAGGTTACGACATCGCAGGGTTGGATGCGGTGGAGAACCTCTCCGGCGAACTGGCATCTCTGCCGAACGTGATGTCCGTGATCGGCCCCACCAGACCGTATGGGGAGACGATCGACTACCGGCACGTTTCCGGCAACGCCTCCCTTGAAGCAATCCTGAACGACCAATACATGCGGACGATGGTCGGATCAGATGACCGGAGCGTCCTGCTGACGGTGACGTTCGTGGACGGACCCTTCTCAAGCGCCTCCGTCGACAGTATCGGATCGATGAGGCAGATCGGGGAACGGATCGATTCTGCCAGTCCGGAGATCGACGGGATCCATGTCTCAGGCGGGACGGCCTCAACTTTCGACGTATCGGTCATGACCCAGCAGGACTTCGGCTGGATCGCGGTGCTGGTGATCGCCGGCATATTCCTGGTCCTCATGTTCGTGCTTCGTTCGGTCATCAGTCCGCTGCGTTCATTGGTCACTATACTGGTGAGCATCGCTTGGACCTTGTCGGTGACCATGCTGCTGTTCCAGTATCTGATGGGGGCGTCGGTCATATGGATCGTTCCGATGGTCCTGCTGGTAGTGTGTCTCGGCCTCGGTCTGGATTACGATATTCTTCTGACCACCAGGGTCCGGGAGGAAACGATCCGGGGCCGGTCCAACAACGACGCCATCGTCGAATCGGTCGAAAAGACCGGCGGGATCATCACCGCCTGCGGATTCATAATGGCCTCCGCCTTCGGCACGATGATGCTCTCCCAGGGGATGCTGCTGAGGGAGTTCGGGTTCGCCCTGATGTTCGCCATCCTGCTGGATTCGTTCATCGTCCGCATTTTCCTGGTCCCGGCGGTCATGTCCCTGTTGGGAAGGTGGAACTGGTATGCGCCCGCACGGTTGAAGCCCCTGACAAATTTCCGGACCGAGCCTACCGAAGGGAAGGAAACCTCGGACGGCCCAACCGATCAGGCCCTAAGAAAGTGA
- a CDS encoding UbiX family flavin prenyltransferase, translated as MRYVIAVTGASGIAYGLRLLECIEGEKVLVLSEMGKRVLVEETQEKIYDVERKATVVYSDDDLFAPIASGSYKHDGMVICPCSESTMGKIASGIADTLITRAAAVTMKEGRRLIIVPRETPVSAIMIENELKLARAGAIILPASPGFYSKPTTVAEMIDFVVGKILDQLGQENSLFHRWNEGKPQ; from the coding sequence GTGAGATATGTCATCGCCGTGACCGGGGCGTCGGGCATCGCCTATGGGCTCAGGCTACTTGAATGCATCGAGGGAGAGAAGGTCCTCGTGCTGTCGGAGATGGGCAAACGGGTGCTGGTCGAGGAGACCCAAGAGAAGATCTATGACGTGGAACGCAAGGCCACCGTGGTCTACAGCGATGACGACCTTTTCGCGCCGATCGCCTCGGGCAGCTACAAGCATGACGGCATGGTAATCTGCCCCTGCTCCGAGTCGACCATGGGGAAGATCGCGTCCGGGATCGCGGACACGCTGATCACCCGGGCCGCGGCGGTCACCATGAAGGAAGGAAGAAGGCTGATAATCGTCCCCAGGGAGACGCCGGTCAGCGCGATCATGATCGAGAACGAACTTAAACTGGCGAGAGCGGGAGCGATAATCCTGCCGGCATCGCCCGGTTTCTACAGCAAGCCGACTACGGTGGCGGAGATGATCGACTTCGTCGTCGGGAAGATACTGGATCAACTGGGTCAGGAGAATTCCCTGTTCCATCGCTGGAACGAAGGCAAGCCCCAGTAG
- a CDS encoding 30S ribosomal protein S19e produces MVTVYDVPSDKLIEKTATKLKEINTIAPPEWADFVKTGRHTEKAPLQVDWWYTRAASVLRKVYIKGPIGTSRLSAEYGGFADRGSRPNHAVKGSRSIARKCLMQLETSGLIQKDKNNGRVVSAKGQALLDSVAKEVADSIKQ; encoded by the coding sequence ATGGTAACGGTATATGACGTACCTTCCGACAAGCTGATCGAGAAGACAGCAACCAAGCTCAAGGAGATCAACACGATCGCGCCTCCTGAGTGGGCTGACTTCGTTAAGACCGGAAGGCATACTGAAAAGGCGCCCTTGCAAGTTGATTGGTGGTACACTAGAGCAGCATCCGTCCTAAGAAAGGTCTACATCAAGGGACCGATCGGGACTTCAAGATTATCCGCCGAGTACGGCGGGTTTGCTGACCGTGGCTCCCGACCAAACCATGCAGTGAAGGGCAGCAGGTCTATTGCCAGGAAATGCCTGATGCAGCTGGAAACCTCCGGTCTTATCCAGAAGGACAAGAACAACGGAAGGGTCGTGTCTGCTAAGGGACAAGCGCTGCTGGACAGCGTGGCCAAGGAAGTGGCTGACAGTATCAAGCAGTGA
- a CDS encoding DNA-binding protein yields MEDAELEELRRRKMAELQRQRDQQAAVQDQQKQVDEQKAAIMRQILTPEARDRLATVKMAYPDVARAVEDQLIRLVQAGQINRQIDEPTLKSILRKVAPQKRDITIERV; encoded by the coding sequence ATGGAAGACGCTGAACTCGAGGAGCTACGCCGGCGAAAGATGGCAGAGTTGCAGAGACAGCGTGACCAGCAGGCGGCGGTACAGGATCAACAGAAGCAGGTCGACGAGCAAAAGGCGGCGATCATGCGGCAGATCCTTACCCCAGAGGCCAGGGACAGGCTCGCAACGGTAAAGATGGCCTATCCCGACGTCGCTAGAGCTGTGGAAGATCAGCTCATACGTCTGGTCCAGGCGGGACAGATAAACCGCCAGATCGATGAACCGACTCTAAAATCGATACTGAGAAAGGTAGCCCCCCAAAAAAGGGATATCACTATTGAGAGGGTTTGA
- a CDS encoding 50S ribosomal protein L39e, translated as MSHSKPCAMKIRLMKKLNQNRRVPAWVMLRTNRTFLRHPKRRSWRYSKIKE; from the coding sequence ATGTCACACAGTAAACCGTGCGCAATGAAGATTAGGCTCATGAAGAAGCTGAACCAGAACAGGAGGGTTCCTGCCTGGGTCATGCTTCGAACGAACAGGACTTTCCTCCGGCACCCGAAGCGCAGGTCTTGGAGATACAGCAAGATAAAGGAGTAG